In a single window of the Subtercola sp. PAMC28395 genome:
- a CDS encoding helix-turn-helix transcriptional regulator, with protein sequence MNPVFGHGHLRLYLLSLLAEHPRHGYELIQALSDRFGGTYSPSAGTIYPRLAKLEEEGLVTKSADGRKTIYEITVAGRAELAARSDELDSIEDNVTDTVRMLADSVRAGVNTAMRSLRADLASAAREASRTDTRSNAGRSYAGPASGAPAGSAPDAAAGEFSSGVTGSPTGTAGASSPSAPTSDEQRRGNTDALREAETALATFRAKVRADLRKHAAKGAVPPQAVRQLTDELTRIQAELHANLSAR encoded by the coding sequence GTGAACCCCGTCTTCGGCCACGGCCACCTTCGGTTGTACCTGCTCAGTCTGCTCGCCGAGCATCCTCGCCACGGCTATGAACTGATCCAGGCACTCAGTGACCGCTTCGGCGGAACCTACAGCCCAAGCGCCGGTACCATCTACCCCCGGCTGGCCAAACTCGAGGAGGAGGGTCTCGTCACGAAGTCCGCAGACGGTCGCAAGACCATCTACGAGATCACCGTCGCCGGCCGCGCTGAGCTTGCCGCACGCAGTGACGAGCTCGATTCGATCGAAGACAACGTCACCGACACGGTACGGATGCTCGCCGACAGTGTTCGCGCAGGCGTGAACACGGCCATGCGGAGCCTCCGCGCCGACCTCGCCTCTGCTGCCCGAGAGGCGTCACGCACCGACACCCGCTCGAATGCTGGGCGCAGCTACGCCGGTCCGGCGTCGGGAGCGCCGGCAGGGTCAGCGCCAGACGCCGCAGCGGGCGAATTCAGCTCCGGTGTAACCGGCTCGCCCACGGGAACTGCCGGAGCATCGTCCCCGAGCGCCCCGACGTCTGACGAGCAGCGCCGGGGCAACACCGATGCGCTTCGTGAAGCTGAGACCGCGCTCGCGACGTTCCGGGCAAAGGTTCGCGCCGACCTGCGCAAGCACGCCGCGAAGGGTGCTGTGCCGCCCCAGGCCGTGCGACAGCTCACCGATGAACTGACCCGCATCCAGGCCGAGCTCCACGCGAACCTGTCTGCCCGCTGA
- a CDS encoding DUF4097 family beta strand repeat-containing protein, with the protein MALEKWLVNGPKIIDLELVRSVKISLIGGKIDVIGHDEPGARVEIHSVQGKDLKVSIDGDLLEIDHPQLRWDNFIDVFASFRGSAKADISLLVPRDVAMKFGVVTASALISGMTNDARISTVSGDVVIDNVTGDLELNTVNGEISVSDHRGVVAVHTVSGDITVSGQVRRFSCDGVAANVFLDLNGDVDTLDNNTVSGDFTVRLDAGLGARYNLNTVSGVLSLDGSTFRGTHGKGNNFTTGTLDGRFVEVHANSVSGDITSIRRASDAPAAPASGEATPDAGATVEPDAAAEHESQASA; encoded by the coding sequence ATGGCGCTGGAGAAATGGCTCGTAAACGGGCCGAAGATCATCGACCTCGAGCTCGTACGCTCGGTCAAGATCAGCCTGATCGGCGGCAAGATCGACGTGATCGGCCACGACGAGCCGGGTGCACGCGTCGAGATCCACTCCGTTCAGGGCAAAGACCTGAAGGTTTCGATCGACGGTGACCTGCTCGAGATCGATCACCCTCAACTGCGCTGGGACAACTTCATCGACGTGTTCGCGTCGTTCAGGGGCTCGGCAAAGGCCGACATCAGCCTTCTCGTTCCCCGTGACGTCGCGATGAAGTTCGGTGTGGTGACGGCAAGCGCCCTGATCTCGGGCATGACCAATGACGCGCGTATCAGCACGGTCTCAGGCGATGTCGTGATCGACAACGTCACCGGCGACCTCGAACTCAACACCGTCAACGGCGAGATCTCGGTGAGCGACCATCGCGGCGTCGTGGCCGTTCACACTGTCTCGGGCGACATCACGGTGAGCGGGCAGGTGCGCCGGTTCTCCTGCGACGGCGTCGCGGCCAACGTCTTCCTCGACCTCAACGGAGACGTCGACACCCTCGACAACAACACCGTGAGCGGCGACTTCACTGTGCGTCTCGACGCCGGACTCGGGGCACGGTACAACCTGAATACCGTCTCCGGAGTGCTCTCTCTCGACGGCTCGACCTTCAGGGGAACCCACGGCAAGGGCAACAACTTCACCACGGGTACCCTCGACGGCCGCTTCGTCGAAGTCCACGCAAATTCCGTCTCGGGCGACATCACGTCGATCCGGCGTGCGTCGGACGCTCCGGCTGCTCCGGCATCGGGCGAAGCGACTCCCGATGCTGGGGCGACGGTCGAACCCGATGCGGCGGCAGAACACGAATCGCAGGCCAGCGCGTGA